A single genomic interval of Fructobacillus americanaquae harbors:
- a CDS encoding PolC-type DNA polymerase III translates to MPLSPTEQLEQLLTQTKQGEENRAYFQGGYLKAVEVNPVEKSWRFVLALNQVLPFQAYLSLSQGLQGNFQHVSSVDLAVEAADTTVSDEVIRNYFHLALTKTSLPFAVGQQLAASSQISLVNDQEVLIATAMPNLAATMTKAVLAELEEVYQSFGLPDLAFTVQVDEKVQEKLSQDYQSHHQAVQESINQAIEKANAAKPKKSASGVALRLGRAINSDFPVTRLEEIDGEESRVVVEGFVFADEVRELRSGRQLMTLKITDYSSSITAKKFSNNEQDEAIFDQLKAGQWVKVRGNVQEDTYARELALNIYDLQVVDHEKRAEPYEGEQKRIELHAHTNMSGMDAVTDFNGLAGLAENWGQTTLAVMDNGNVQGYPTAIAGAKKHHLKMIYGMEANVVEDGDPIAYNSRDLDLLAKDQTYVAFDLETTGLSAVSDRIIELSAVKMELGNVVDKFSEYINPGFPLSEFTTNLTSITDAMVANAKPEKDVINAFREWSAGTVLIGHNVTFDVDFLNATYDRYGEVAISNPVIDTLTLTRWLYPDYKSYRLGTLAKKFSIELEQAHRAIYDSETTGHLAWKLLKEAKERFNLSNLNQLNDHMLDGGAWRHGRPFHLSLLVQNETGLKNLYRLVSESNVQYFNKVPRIPRSVLVKYREGLLIGTGDTNGDVIVTLIEKGYQAAKKKATFYDYLEIQPLANYQPMLDSQLIANKSKLEKLIKEMIQLGQELGKPVAVTGDVKYTNPEDKIYRSILIGSQPGNPLNRTNLPDLHFRTTQDLLDQFAFLGDDEAKQVVITNTHEIANQIEDISPLKEGSFPPKIPEAGDELREKTFAAAKKAYGDPLPELIQERIDRELKSIIGNGFAPHYMIAQRLVAKSNKDGYLVGSRGSVGSSFVATMSGITEVNPLPPHYRSAHGDYFELADEKQYGSGYDLPDKEDPNHPGEMLIGDGQNIPFETFMGFTGNKVPDIDLNFSGDYQPIAHNYMKVMFGEKKVYRAGTIATVAEKTAFGYVKAYERDHDQHYRGAEVERLASGITGVKRTTGQHPGGILIVPADYEIYDFTPVQYPADDQTALWQTTHMDYHSIHDNLLKMDILGHDDPTMVRTLKDLSGIDPQSIPANDPGVLSLFTSTEALGVTPEQINSKTGTLGLPEFGTNFVRGMLEDTQPHTYSELLQISGLSHGTDVWLGNAHDLVENGTATIATVIGTRDKIMTDLIGYGLPSEDAFNIMEKVRKGKGITDEYQALMRQHEVPEWYIESCLKIKYMFPRAHAAAYVLMALRIAYFKVYFPAVYYATYFSVRASAFDVVAMARGKEAVKSSIAKIRDLGNDATKGDQDLQTVLEMANEALERGISFKMVDLYRSEATDWVIDGNELIPPFSTIPGLGDNVAKQIVAARVEKKFISKEDLKKRGKVSQTIIEFLTLHSVISDLPDENQLSLFDF, encoded by the coding sequence ATGCCACTGAGCCCAACAGAACAATTAGAACAATTACTGACCCAAACAAAGCAAGGGGAAGAAAACCGGGCGTATTTTCAAGGTGGATACTTAAAAGCGGTTGAGGTCAATCCGGTTGAAAAGTCCTGGCGCTTTGTTTTAGCGTTAAATCAGGTCTTACCCTTCCAGGCTTATCTGAGTCTTTCCCAGGGTCTGCAAGGAAACTTTCAGCATGTTTCCTCAGTTGACTTGGCTGTTGAAGCAGCTGATACAACAGTTAGCGACGAAGTGATTCGCAACTATTTTCACCTCGCCTTAACTAAAACTAGTCTGCCTTTTGCCGTTGGGCAACAGTTAGCGGCTTCTTCTCAAATTAGCCTGGTAAATGACCAGGAGGTGTTGATTGCCACGGCGATGCCAAACTTAGCAGCTACCATGACAAAGGCTGTTCTGGCTGAATTAGAGGAAGTGTATCAAAGCTTTGGCTTGCCTGATCTGGCCTTTACTGTCCAAGTCGATGAAAAGGTGCAGGAAAAGCTTTCACAAGATTATCAGTCCCACCATCAGGCTGTTCAAGAAAGTATTAACCAGGCCATCGAAAAGGCCAATGCGGCTAAGCCAAAGAAGTCTGCTTCCGGGGTTGCCCTACGCCTTGGCCGGGCAATCAACTCGGATTTCCCGGTTACTCGCTTAGAGGAAATCGACGGTGAAGAATCGCGGGTCGTTGTCGAGGGCTTTGTCTTTGCTGATGAAGTTCGGGAACTGCGGTCTGGTCGCCAGTTGATGACTTTAAAGATTACGGACTATTCCTCTTCTATTACAGCAAAGAAGTTTTCAAACAATGAACAGGATGAGGCCATCTTTGATCAATTAAAGGCGGGACAGTGGGTCAAAGTTCGTGGAAATGTTCAAGAAGACACCTATGCTCGTGAGTTAGCCTTAAATATCTATGACCTGCAAGTCGTTGACCATGAAAAGCGGGCCGAACCCTATGAAGGTGAGCAAAAGCGCATCGAACTGCATGCCCATACCAATATGTCTGGGATGGATGCGGTCACTGATTTTAATGGTTTGGCTGGCTTGGCTGAAAATTGGGGCCAGACGACGTTAGCAGTCATGGATAACGGCAACGTTCAAGGTTATCCAACAGCGATTGCTGGGGCAAAAAAGCATCATTTGAAAATGATTTATGGCATGGAGGCCAATGTCGTTGAAGATGGTGATCCGATTGCATATAATTCCCGAGACTTAGACCTCTTGGCTAAGGATCAAACCTACGTCGCTTTCGATTTGGAAACGACGGGGCTGTCAGCCGTTTCGGATCGCATTATTGAATTATCGGCTGTCAAGATGGAATTAGGCAACGTGGTTGATAAGTTTTCAGAATATATCAATCCCGGCTTCCCACTATCCGAATTTACGACAAATTTAACGTCGATTACCGATGCCATGGTGGCTAATGCCAAACCGGAAAAAGATGTGATTAATGCCTTTAGGGAATGGTCCGCTGGAACGGTTTTGATTGGCCATAACGTGACCTTCGACGTGGATTTCTTGAATGCTACTTATGACCGGTATGGTGAAGTAGCAATTTCAAATCCTGTGATTGATACGTTGACCCTAACGCGCTGGTTGTATCCTGACTATAAGTCTTACCGCTTGGGCACTTTAGCCAAGAAGTTTAGTATTGAGTTGGAACAGGCTCACCGAGCCATTTATGATTCCGAAACGACTGGTCACTTGGCTTGGAAGTTACTAAAAGAGGCCAAGGAACGTTTTAACTTATCAAATCTTAATCAATTAAATGATCATATGCTTGATGGTGGGGCTTGGCGCCATGGTCGACCATTTCACCTGTCTTTGTTGGTGCAAAACGAGACGGGCCTGAAAAATCTGTATCGCTTGGTTTCGGAATCAAACGTTCAATACTTTAACAAGGTGCCACGGATTCCGCGGTCCGTTTTGGTGAAGTATCGCGAGGGACTGTTAATCGGAACGGGTGATACAAATGGCGATGTTATTGTCACCCTAATTGAAAAAGGCTATCAAGCGGCTAAAAAGAAGGCTACTTTTTATGATTACCTGGAAATTCAGCCATTGGCAAACTATCAGCCAATGTTGGATAGTCAACTAATTGCTAATAAAAGTAAGCTGGAAAAGTTAATCAAGGAAATGATTCAGCTTGGCCAAGAATTAGGTAAGCCCGTTGCGGTAACGGGTGACGTCAAGTATACGAACCCTGAAGATAAAATTTATCGAAGTATCTTGATTGGGTCACAGCCGGGAAATCCGTTGAACCGGACGAACTTACCGGACTTGCACTTCCGTACGACCCAGGACTTGCTCGATCAATTTGCTTTCTTGGGTGATGATGAGGCTAAACAAGTTGTCATCACGAATACGCATGAAATCGCAAATCAGATTGAGGATATTTCGCCATTAAAGGAAGGATCATTCCCGCCAAAGATTCCAGAAGCCGGTGACGAATTGCGCGAAAAAACCTTTGCCGCTGCCAAGAAGGCTTATGGCGATCCCCTGCCCGAGTTGATCCAGGAACGAATTGACCGCGAATTGAAGTCAATTATTGGGAACGGCTTTGCGCCTCACTACATGATTGCCCAACGCCTGGTGGCCAAGTCCAATAAGGACGGCTACCTGGTTGGTTCTCGTGGATCGGTTGGCTCATCCTTCGTGGCGACCATGTCTGGAATTACCGAGGTTAATCCTTTACCACCACACTATCGGTCGGCTCATGGTGATTACTTTGAGTTAGCCGATGAAAAGCAGTATGGTTCGGGCTATGACTTGCCTGACAAGGAAGACCCAAACCATCCCGGTGAAATGCTGATTGGTGACGGGCAAAACATTCCCTTTGAAACCTTCATGGGCTTCACCGGAAATAAGGTGCCTGATATCGATTTGAATTTCTCGGGTGATTACCAGCCAATTGCCCATAACTATATGAAGGTGATGTTTGGTGAAAAGAAAGTTTATCGTGCCGGCACGATTGCGACCGTAGCCGAAAAAACGGCCTTTGGTTATGTGAAAGCCTATGAGCGTGACCATGATCAGCACTACCGTGGCGCTGAAGTGGAACGTTTGGCTTCTGGTATTACTGGGGTCAAGCGGACAACGGGGCAGCATCCTGGTGGCATCCTGATTGTCCCGGCTGATTATGAGATTTATGATTTTACGCCGGTGCAATACCCAGCTGATGACCAAACGGCCCTGTGGCAGACGACTCACATGGATTATCATTCCATTCACGATAACCTTTTGAAGATGGATATTTTGGGACATGATGATCCAACGATGGTTCGTACGCTCAAGGATTTGTCTGGGATTGATCCACAGTCAATTCCAGCCAATGATCCGGGTGTTTTGAGCCTCTTTACCTCAACTGAAGCCCTGGGGGTAACTCCTGAACAAATTAATTCGAAGACCGGAACCCTTGGGTTGCCCGAATTTGGAACGAACTTTGTGCGCGGGATGCTAGAAGACACGCAGCCACACACTTATTCGGAATTACTACAGATTTCTGGTCTGTCCCACGGAACGGATGTGTGGCTTGGAAACGCCCACGACTTGGTTGAAAACGGCACGGCGACAATCGCTACGGTGATTGGAACCCGTGACAAAATCATGACCGATTTAATTGGCTATGGTCTGCCTTCAGAAGATGCCTTTAACATCATGGAAAAGGTTCGAAAGGGAAAAGGGATTACTGATGAGTACCAGGCTCTGATGCGTCAGCATGAGGTGCCAGAGTGGTATATCGAATCTTGTTTGAAGATTAAGTATATGTTCCCCCGAGCCCACGCGGCGGCTTACGTTTTGATGGCACTGCGGATTGCTTACTTTAAGGTCTACTTCCCAGCGGTCTATTACGCAACTTATTTCTCAGTCCGCGCCTCTGCCTTTGACGTAGTTGCCATGGCTCGTGGTAAGGAAGCAGTTAAATCATCTATCGCCAAGATTCGTGATCTTGGCAACGATGCTACCAAGGGTGACCAAGATTTGCAGACCGTCTTGGAAATGGCTAATGAAGCATTAGAACGGGGGATTTCATTTAAGATGGTCGACCTTTATCGGTCGGAAGCGACGGATTGGGTCATCGATGGGAATGAGTTGATCCCACCATTCTCAACAATTCCTGGTTTGGGCGATAACGTGGCCAAGCAGATTGTGGCGGCTCGTGTCGAAAAGAAGTTTATTAGTAAGGAAGACTTGAAAAAGCGGGGAAAGGTTTCGCAGACCATTATTGAGTTCTTAACGTTGCACTCGGTCATCTCGGATTTGCCGGATGAAAATCAGTTGTCTTTGTTTGACTTTTAG
- a CDS encoding 5'-methylthioadenosine/adenosylhomocysteine nucleosidase: MKIGIITPMPEEKKALTNAIQNPVEKDFADLTVLVGEYAGQKIFLAESGIGKVAAATATTILTQVFDVDLVINTGSAGALQPELAIGDLVIGTKLTYFDADVTVFGYDFGQLPAQPAYFEADADLVQAFEALTDSQAGLIVSGDSFVQQDKKEEIKQHFPQALLAEMEGAAVAQVATRFNVPFIVLRGVSDLANGESSVTFDEFVVEAGQKSAQLLLAYLDSLSA, encoded by the coding sequence TTGAAGATTGGAATTATTACCCCAATGCCGGAAGAAAAAAAGGCATTGACGAACGCTATCCAAAACCCAGTTGAAAAAGACTTTGCTGATTTGACAGTTTTGGTTGGTGAATATGCTGGTCAAAAAATTTTTTTAGCGGAATCAGGGATTGGTAAGGTCGCTGCTGCAACGGCAACGACGATTTTAACCCAGGTTTTTGACGTGGATTTGGTCATCAATACCGGCTCTGCCGGCGCATTGCAACCAGAATTAGCCATAGGTGACCTGGTGATTGGTACGAAATTAACATACTTTGATGCTGACGTTACGGTCTTTGGCTATGACTTCGGACAGTTGCCAGCCCAACCAGCTTATTTTGAAGCTGATGCAGACTTGGTTCAGGCGTTTGAGGCCTTGACGGATAGCCAGGCCGGTTTGATTGTCTCTGGTGATAGCTTTGTTCAACAAGACAAAAAAGAAGAAATTAAACAACACTTTCCGCAGGCCCTTTTGGCCGAAATGGAAGGGGCAGCCGTTGCCCAAGTTGCAACGCGTTTTAACGTACCGTTTATTGTCTTGCGGGGCGTTTCTGATTTGGCTAATGGTGAATCATCTGTGACTTTTGATGAATTCGTTGTCGAGGCCGGCCAAAAATCAGCCCAATTATTACTGGCTTACCTAGATTCATTGTCTGCCTGA
- a CDS encoding NCS2 family permease: MQSFFKLKENNTTVRREVVAGITTFVSMAYIFFLNPQILGQTGMPALAVFVSAIIVAVFGTLAMGLYANVPFALAPGIGMQAYFTYTIVFGFGFKWQQALAIVFLVGILDVMITLTHGRQAIVKAIPTELKAAIGGGLGVFVAYIGLKNAGFINFVIDGNNLITVNDQAYHGGSVHGPLTSLLASGGVTPELTKFTQAPALLALIGLLLLTFMLIKKVPGAFLITLIATTLIGIPMGVTDVQLSSATSLSHAFAEFSSTFGAAFGPHGMQSLFGTWQKTILAVVTIFAMGLTGLFDAIGTLIGIGNQTGIFSKEDQEAFVADNSFNSKMDKALVVDTFTTTLAGAVGTSNTTTFIESATGVAAGGRTGLANVITSIGFILMLFLAPLVSIVPTAAIAPLLIVVGIMMMAEFKKIDWADLAVALPAFFTSIFMAFSYSISYGIAAGFIFYIVVKIAQKQFKTLPPILLVITAFFLINFILIAII, translated from the coding sequence ATGCAATCATTTTTTAAACTCAAAGAAAACAACACCACGGTACGCCGTGAGGTGGTGGCCGGGATTACGACTTTCGTGTCCATGGCTTACATTTTCTTCTTGAACCCACAAATTTTGGGTCAAACGGGGATGCCAGCTTTGGCTGTCTTCGTGTCAGCCATTATTGTGGCCGTTTTTGGAACTTTGGCGATGGGCTTGTATGCCAACGTTCCTTTTGCTCTAGCCCCTGGAATTGGGATGCAGGCCTATTTTACTTATACCATCGTCTTTGGCTTTGGCTTTAAGTGGCAACAGGCTTTGGCCATTGTTTTCTTGGTTGGAATTTTGGATGTCATGATTACGTTGACCCATGGTCGCCAAGCAATCGTGAAGGCGATTCCAACTGAGTTAAAAGCCGCAATTGGTGGTGGGTTAGGTGTCTTTGTGGCCTATATTGGCTTGAAGAATGCTGGATTCATCAACTTTGTTATTGATGGTAACAACTTGATTACCGTTAATGATCAAGCCTATCATGGTGGATCAGTTCATGGTCCATTGACCTCCTTGTTGGCTTCTGGTGGGGTAACACCAGAATTAACGAAATTTACGCAAGCACCAGCACTTTTGGCCTTGATTGGCTTGCTGTTGCTAACCTTTATGTTGATTAAAAAGGTCCCAGGCGCATTTTTGATTACGCTAATCGCAACGACTTTGATTGGTATTCCAATGGGGGTGACAGATGTGCAACTGTCATCAGCAACTTCTTTGTCACACGCCTTTGCTGAATTTTCATCTACCTTTGGTGCTGCTTTTGGTCCACACGGTATGCAGTCACTCTTTGGTACTTGGCAAAAGACCATTTTGGCGGTCGTAACGATTTTCGCAATGGGCTTAACTGGTTTGTTTGATGCGATTGGAACTTTGATTGGCATTGGTAACCAGACCGGTATTTTCTCTAAGGAAGACCAAGAAGCCTTTGTTGCTGATAACTCCTTTAATTCGAAGATGGACAAGGCCTTGGTTGTCGATACCTTTACGACGACCTTAGCGGGAGCTGTTGGAACTTCGAATACGACAACCTTCATTGAATCAGCGACTGGGGTCGCGGCGGGTGGCCGAACTGGTTTGGCCAATGTCATTACCTCGATTGGCTTCATATTGATGCTTTTCTTGGCACCATTGGTATCGATTGTGCCAACGGCCGCTATCGCACCACTGTTGATTGTGGTTGGAATCATGATGATGGCTGAGTTTAAAAAGATTGATTGGGCAGATTTGGCGGTCGCCTTGCCAGCCTTCTTTACGTCAATTTTTATGGCCTTCTCTTATTCAATTTCTTATGGAATTGCCGCAGGATTTATCTTTTATATTGTTGTCAAGATTGCCCAAAAGCAATTCAAGACGTTGCCACCAATTTTGCTGGTGATTACCGCCTTCTTCTTGATTAACTTTATCTTGATTGCGATTATTTAA
- a CDS encoding cold-shock protein, with product MKYGTVKIWQAERGYGYITPDQKGPDVYVHFNGIAGDGFKSLHQGQRVAYVLVQGKDAFQAAQVQVIDRKD from the coding sequence ATGAAATATGGAACAGTAAAAATTTGGCAAGCCGAACGTGGCTATGGCTATATCACACCCGATCAAAAGGGACCGGACGTTTACGTCCATTTTAACGGCATTGCTGGTGATGGTTTTAAATCCCTTCACCAGGGGCAACGAGTTGCCTACGTCCTGGTTCAAGGCAAGGACGCCTTTCAGGCTGCCCAAGTCCAGGTTATCGACAGAAAGGACTAA
- the ytpR gene encoding YtpR family tRNA-binding protein: protein MIAVYNQAAVGDILMLTFAPATSKVTQETKGQVTKVVDAQSKQTLGININGVGPALALTDQAGQVFLTESQVAQVNQILQDAGFDDAIAVEQSNLVVGEVVSMTGHPDSDHLHVTQANVGNGKNLQIVSGSPNMQEGIRVVVAKPGTMMPSGAIIWDGALRGVPSAGMIVSGRELKLPGAPDKPGALVLPADFGQIGQAFDAVAAQSLYADGLIDTNY, encoded by the coding sequence ATGATTGCAGTTTATAATCAGGCAGCAGTTGGCGATATTTTAATGCTAACCTTTGCGCCAGCGACAAGCAAGGTGACCCAAGAAACCAAGGGACAGGTGACCAAGGTGGTTGATGCGCAAAGTAAGCAAACATTGGGCATCAATATTAATGGGGTCGGCCCAGCTTTAGCATTGACTGACCAAGCCGGTCAAGTTTTTTTGACGGAAAGCCAAGTTGCTCAAGTGAACCAGATTCTGCAAGATGCTGGTTTTGACGATGCTATTGCCGTTGAACAATCAAACTTGGTTGTTGGTGAAGTCGTTTCAATGACTGGACACCCTGATTCTGATCACTTGCACGTGACTCAGGCAAACGTTGGTAATGGGAAAAACCTCCAAATAGTTTCTGGTTCTCCGAACATGCAAGAGGGAATCCGTGTTGTTGTTGCTAAGCCCGGCACAATGATGCCTTCCGGTGCCATTATTTGGGATGGCGCTTTGCGTGGTGTGCCATCAGCTGGGATGATTGTTTCTGGCCGCGAACTTAAGTTACCAGGTGCACCTGATAAGCCAGGTGCACTAGTTCTGCCAGCTGATTTTGGCCAAATTGGCCAGGCTTTTGATGCTGTTGCTGCCCAAAGTTTGTATGCGGACGGCTTGATTGATACAAACTATTAA
- a CDS encoding NUDIX hydrolase, which produces MAEKERFLSKQDVYQGKIFSVEKRHVELADGSKAQRDIVHHALAVGILPLVDADHAILVRQWRAAADDFVLEIPAGKVDSRDHGNQEEAARQAAIRELNEEIRFHPGSLTAFATVYEAIGFTDAKIVLYLATDMTALVNAKQLPQDHGESLDLLTVSYDEMAALYQRGELNDQKTLTAYFYWTNWRLTNGK; this is translated from the coding sequence ATGGCGGAAAAAGAACGGTTTTTATCAAAGCAAGATGTTTACCAAGGCAAGATTTTCTCTGTTGAGAAGCGCCATGTGGAACTTGCTGACGGAAGTAAGGCGCAACGTGATATCGTCCACCATGCCTTGGCCGTTGGAATCTTGCCACTAGTAGATGCCGATCACGCTATCTTAGTTCGTCAATGGCGCGCTGCAGCCGATGATTTTGTTCTAGAAATCCCGGCTGGCAAAGTTGACAGTCGCGACCACGGAAACCAAGAGGAAGCCGCACGGCAAGCTGCTATCCGGGAACTCAACGAAGAGATTCGTTTTCATCCCGGTTCTTTGACGGCATTTGCGACTGTTTATGAAGCCATTGGCTTTACGGATGCAAAAATTGTCCTTTACCTAGCAACCGATATGACAGCTCTGGTAAATGCTAAACAACTGCCACAGGACCACGGCGAATCTTTGGACCTCTTGACGGTTTCCTATGATGAAATGGCCGCGCTTTATCAACGAGGCGAACTCAATGATCAAAAGACGTTGACGGCTTATTTCTACTGGACAAATTGGAGATTAACAAATGGCAAATAA